One Ostrea edulis chromosome 2, xbOstEdul1.1, whole genome shotgun sequence genomic region harbors:
- the LOC125681271 gene encoding cytochrome P450 2J3-like, whose protein sequence is MPFSEGIVTFTILLLVKLLVIFLLFLWRRSQTRKDLPPGPKGLPLLGVLNNPQKMFQQFREYRKQFGDIFGFYTGRSYTVVVNGGETIRDVFVKKGDVYSVRPSYILMREFGGNRGILSNSGRSWKEQRTFTITTLRDFGVGKRSLEGRILEEVEVFLDAVKNQNGQAFDVKPFIHVSVSNVLCSIIFGKRFEYDDVMLKEMVRSLNECLTGAVRVSLIEYFPFLRYLPGDLMGLKMLKRKMEKLDACYKKFLQEHRANWVVGKKDDFIDCYLTEMDRRRHDPDNVFNEDELKQILSDMFNAGTDTTATVIRWIIAYVINYPDVQSKLRKEIHDTIGRDRLPSLDDRSHLPYTMAVINEVLRIGIPSFGVPHTAAEDTYINGYRIPKGCSMLPNIDSVNFDPNLFPDPEKFDPGRFIKEDGKFNDDLRILTFSIGRRVCPGESLARFEIFLFTASIVQRFELLQDGPLPPSTEPVLGITYSPKDFKFHAKFID, encoded by the exons ATGCCGTTCTCAGAAGGGATTGTAACATTCACTATTTTGCTGTTAGTCAAACTCCTGGTTATTTTTCTGCTCTTCTTATGGAGGCGCAGTCAAACCCGCAAAGACCTCCCCCCGGGTCCCAAGGGACTGCCCCTACTAGGAGTCCTAAATAACCCACAGAAAATGTTCCAACAATTCCGAGAGTATCGTAAACAGTTTGGGGATATATTCGGGTTTTATACTGGCAGGAGTTACACAGTGGTGGTCAATGGGGGTGAGACGATACGGGATGTGTTTGTCAAGAAAGGAGACGTATACTCGGTCCGGCCCAGTTACATACTAATGAGGGAGTTTGGCGGTAACAGAG GGATTCTATCAAACTCGGGGAGATCGTGGAAGGAACAGCGAACATTTACGATTACAACACTCCGGGATTTTGGTGTCGGGAAGCGAAGTCTGGAAGGGCGGATCCTGGAAGAGGTGGAGGTATTTCTTGACGCCGTCAAAAATCAGAACGGACAGGCGTTtgatgtaaagcctttcattcACGTCAGCGTCTCAAATGTCCTGTGCTCCATTATATTTGGGAAAAGATTCGAATATGACGATGTGATGTTGAAGGAGATGGTCCGATCCTTGAATGAGTGTTTGACGGGAGCGGTACGTGTCTCGCTGATCGAGTATTTTCCATTTCTGAGATACCTACCAGGGGATCTCATGGGCCTGAAGATGCTGAAACGGAAAATGGAAAAGTTAGATGCATGCTACAAAAAATTCCTTCAAGAACATAGAGCTAACTGGGTGGTTGGGAAAAAAGACGATTTCATCGACTGTTACTTGACGGAAATGGATCGTCGAAGACATGATCCGGACAATGTGTTCAATG AAGATGAGCTGAAACAAATTCTGTCGGACATGTTCAATGCCGGAACAGACACAACAGCCACAGTGATTCGTTGGATTATAGCATACGTCATCAACTACCCGGATGTCCAAAGCAAACTCCGTAAAGAGATCCATGACACTATTGGCAGAGATCGTCTACCGTCTTTGGATGACCGCTCCCATCTCCCATACACTATGGCAGTCATCAACGAGGTACTCCGAATTGGTATTCCATCTTTCGGAGTTCCTCACACAGCTGCTGAAGACACATACATCAACGGATATAGAATTCCCAAAGGATGTTCTATGCTTCCGAATATTGATTCGGTGAACTTTGATCCGAACTTATTTCCGGACCCAGAAAAATTCGATCCTGGTAGATTCATCAAGGAGGATGGAAAGTTCAACGATGATTTGAGGATTCTTACGTTTTCTATAG GGCGAAGAGTTTGTCCTGGGGAGTCTTTGGCCCGTTTTGAGATTTTCCTATTCACAGCCTCCATTGTTCAAAGGTTCGAATTACTCCAAGACGGACCATTACCTCCTTCCACGGAACCCGTCCTAGGAATCACTTATAGTCCCAAGGATTTCAAGTTCCACGCCAAGTTTATTGATTAG